One Brassica napus cultivar Da-Ae chromosome C2, Da-Ae, whole genome shotgun sequence DNA window includes the following coding sequences:
- the LOC106395435 gene encoding ABC transporter G family member 25-like, which produces MSSFDGVENQRNGLDLSARLPQDPREPRSILSSSSPCFPITLRFVDVCYRVKIHGKTGESGKIQRLLGLDHKPSDETTSTEERTILNGVTGMVSPGEFMAVLGPSGSGKSTLLNAIAGRLHGPGLTGKILMNDVKPTKQTLKRTGFVAQDDLLYPHLTVRETLVFVALLRLPRSLTRHDKIKAAESVISELGLEKCENTVVGNTFIRGISGGERKRVSIAHELLINPSLLVLDEPTSGLDATAALRLVQTLAGMAHGRGKAVVTSIHQPSSRVFQMFDTVLLLCEGKCLFYGKGRDAMAYFESVGFSPAFPMNPADFLLDLANGVCQIDGMTEREKPNVKQTLAVAYNTLLAPNVKTCIDAAPSLGENMRFVKTRENEHGITSGITTWSSQLCILLHRLLKERRHESFDALRVFQVIASSLLSGLMWWHSDYRDVHDRLGLLFFISIFWGVIPSFNAVFTFPQERAIFTRERSSGMYTLSSYFMAHVIGSLSMELVLPAVFLTLTYWMVGLRPGLVPFLLTLFVLLLYVLASQGLGLALGAAIMDAKKASTIVTVTMLAFVLTGGYYVNKVPYGMVWMKYISTTFYCYRLLIAIQYGNGDEILRMFGCEPKRTQGTAMTAGCRFMEEEVVGDIGMWTSVSVLFFMFASYRVLAYLALRRI; this is translated from the exons ATGTCAAGTTTTGACGGCGTTGAAAATCAAAGGAACGGTCTAGATTTATCAGCTCGTCTCCCTCAAGATCCTCGTGAACCTCGCTCAattttatcatcatcatctccttgTTTCCCAATCACCCTCAGG TTCGTTGATGTCTGTTACCGAGTGAAGATCCATGGCAAAACCGGCGAGTCCGGTAAGATCCAGAGATTGTTGGGACTAGACCACAAACCGTCCGATGAGACTACATCAACGGAGGAGAGGACGATACTTAATGGAGTTACCGGAATGGTGTCACCCGGCGAGTTTATGGCTGTTCTTGGACCATCCGGAAGCGGAAAGTCCACGCTACTAAACGCTATTGCAGGGAGACTCCATGGACCAGGTCTCACCGGAAAAATACTCATGAACGATGTGAAACCAACGAAACAAACGCTAAAACGTACTGGCTTCGTCGCGCAGGACGATCTCCTCTACCCTCACTTAACCGTACGCGAAACCCTAGTTTTCGTCGCCTTGCTCCGTCTCCCTCGGAGTCTAACAAGACACGACAAGATCAAAGCCGCCGAGTCAGTGATCTCCGAGCTGGGGCTGGAGAAATGCGAGAACACAGTGGTTGGTAACACTTTCATCAGAGGGATATCTGGCGGTGAGAGGAAACGAGTGAGTATAGCTCATGAGTTACTCATCAACCCGAGCCTTCTTGTCCTCGACGAGCCTACGTCTGGACTCGACGCTACGGCGGCTCTACGGCTTGTTCAGACACTCGCCGGGATGGCTCATGGTAGAGGGAAGGCGGTGGTCACGTCGATTCACCAGCCGTCGAGCCGTGTGTTCCAGATGTTTGATACTGTGCTTCTTCTTTGCGAAGGAAAGTGTTTGTTCTACGGAAAAGGAAGAGACGCCATGGCTTACTTCGAGTCCGTCGGGTTCTCGCCTGCCTTTCCAATGAATCCGGCTGACTTCCTTCTCGATCTTGCTAACG GAGTTTGTCAAATTGACGGCATGACAGAACGGGAAAAGCCAAACGTGAAACAGACGCTGGCTGTAGCTTATAATACATTGCTAGCCCCAAACGTCAAAACCTGCATCGATGCGGCACCTTCTCTTGGAGAGAACATGCGTTTTGTAAAAACGCGAGAGAACGAACATGGAATAACGTCAGGTATCACAACATGGTCCAGCCAACTTTGCATTCTCCTCCACAGACTTCTTAAAGAACGGCGCCACGAATCCTTCGATGCACTTCGCGTTTTCCAAGTGATAGCGTCTTCACTACTCTCTGGTCTAATGTGGTGGCACTCAGATTATCGAGACGTACAC GACCGACTAGGACTACTCTTCTTCATATCCATTTTCTGGGGGGTAATTCCGTCATTTAACGCAGTTTTCACGTTTCCGCAAGAACGAGCCATCTTCACTCGAGAACGCTCGTCCGGTATGTACACACTCTCATCTTACTTCATGGCTCATGTCATTGGATCGCTCTCCATGGAACTCGTTCTCCCGGCAGTGTTCTTGACGCTAACTTATTGGATGGTCGGTCTACGTCCAGGGCTAGTCCCTTTCCTCCTCACCCTCTTCGTGCTACTACTATACGTTTTAGCATCCCAAGGACTCGGACTTGCCCTTGGCGCAGCGATCATGGACGCAAAGAAAGCTTCCACGATCGTGACTGTGACAATGCTAGCGTTTGTTTTAACCGGTGGTTACTACGTGAACAAAGTGCCTTATGGAATGGTGTGGATGAAATACATCTCCACGACGTTTTATTGTTACCGTCTGTTAATTGCAATCCAGTATGGTAATGGTGATGAGATATTGAGGATGTTTGGATGTGAGCCCAAGAGAACGCAAGGAACGGCTATGACTGCTGGGTGTAGGTTTATGGAGGAGGAAGTGGTTGGAGACATTGGGATGTGGACGAGCGTTAgtgttttgtttttcatgtttGCTAGTTATAGAGTATTGGCTTACTTGGCTCTGAGGCGTATTTAA